Below is a genomic region from Halobacterium sp. CBA1132.
CCTCGCTCTCCTCTAAGACGTACAGCGCGTGAACCTCCGCGTCGAAGCGCTCCGCGAAGTCGAGCGCGACCGCCACGGCGCGACCGACGCTCTCGGAGCCGTCGGTCGCGATGACCACCGTCTCTATCATACTCGACGCTGGGCGCCCGCGCCCCTTAAACCCACGCGGCAGTGCGCTCCCACACGCGGAGCGCTTTAGTAGCCCGCCCGCGCAGACGCATCCATGACCCTCGAAGTGGACACCGTGCTCGTGCCCGTGGACGGGACCGACGCCTCGGTCACGGCCGCCGAGTACGCGTTCGCGGTCGCAGACCGCTACGACGCCGACGCCCACGCCCTGTACGTCCTCGGCGAGACGGTCAGCCGCGGCATCCACGCCGGCGAAATCGACGAACCCGAACTCGCCGACGAGACCAGGACGTTCCTCGCGGACGTCGAGGAACTCGCGCCCGCGGACGTCCACGTCGACTCCACCATCGCGTACGGGTTCTCCACGACGCGGAAACTCCAACACCCCGGCAGCGTCATCCTCGACTGCGCCGCCGACGTCGACGCCGACTTCCTCACCATCCCCCGAGAGGGCATGCGCGACGACACCGGCGACGTCCTCGAGAAAGCCGCCGAGTACGTGCTGCTGTACGCCAGCCAGCCCGTCCTCTCAGTCTGAGGCCTCCTCGATTCTCGTCTTCACGAGTTCGTCGACCTGCGAGAACAACGAGTGCGCGAGCAGCCACGTCGCGCCGAGCGCGAACGCACCTCCGAAGACAACTCCAATCGGGCCGGTCGGCGCCAGCACCGCCTGCAGCGTGACCAGCGCCACCCACACGAGCACCACGTGGAGCGTGAATCGGTTCGCCCGAGAGATTTGTTCGTCGGACCATTGAAGCGACATAGCCGGTCGTTCCGGTGCGCCGGTCAAAATAGTACCCGAACCCCGTCAGTTCAGCCGAATCGCCATCTCCATCTCGAAGCTCTCGGCGGCCGCCGTCTCGAAGCCGACCTTCTCGTAGAGCGCGACCGCCGGCCGATTCCACCGCTCGACGGTCAGCCAGACGTACTCCGCGCCCTGCTCTTGCCCGTGGCCCAACAGCGCCTCGATGAGTTTCGTGCCGATGCCCGCGCCCTGGAAGTCCTGGTGGACGAAGATGGCGAGCTCGTACGTCGACTCGTTGTCCGGTACGAGCGTCGCGTGCCCCGCCACCTCGTCGCCGTGCCACGCCAGCACGTCGTAGCCGTCCTGCTCGAAGAGGTTCGCCAGCCACTCCCGGATGCGGTCTTCGCCGACCGGCGGCACGCCCTGCGCGCGGTCCGCCGGGTCGAACTCCACGTACATCTCCACGACCGCCTCGAAGGCGTCGTCGCCCGGCCCGTGTTCGCCCTCCCACGCCCGCACTTCCACGGGGCGACCCTCGCCGTCCTCGAACTCCCGCGGCGGCCGCGGGAACTCGCCCGAAACGTCGTTGGGGTACGCGCGTTCGTCGCTCATGCTAACGCACCAACTTCACGGACACGCGTGCGTTCAACAACACGAACTCCGCGATATTTCCGAGGCGAATCTTCCCCATCGGGCTGCGCTGGCCGCCCCCGAGGACGATCTGGTCGAACTCCTCGGACTCGGCCAACTGCACGATACTACTCCCCGGGTCGCCCGAGAGCTGTCGCACGTCCGGCTCCAGCCCGGCGTCGGTCATCGTCTCCCGAGCCACGTCCACGAGGTCGTCGGGCGACCGGTCGCTGTCGGGGTTCTCCACGACAGCCACCGTCACCTCGTCGCCGGTCTCGACCGCTCGCTCGACCGTCTCGTGGAGCGCGTCGAGGGAGTCGTCTGCACCGCCGATGCCCAGCAGCACTTTCATAGTCGGACTGTCAGCGCCGCCGAGTAAAAGGATTCGGCTGGGAGGCGACGAGCAACGCGAGTCGCCTCCGAATAAGTGAACGGCGACCGCAGGGAGCCGTGAACCGGGAGACGGTGACCGGCAGGGAACCATCTCCGAACACGTGAGCGGGGAGCGAAGCGACCCGCGAACTGCGGGATTCTGAGCGGAGCGAAGAATCCCGGACTACGTGAACGGCGACCGCAGGGAGCCGTGAACTGCGGGATTCTGAGCACAGAGTGACCGACGCCCCACTCGGCGCCCCGCACCGCTCGCGGCTCCCGACGGTCGCCGCTCGACGATTCCGCGCGCCGTCGCTACGCGACGCCCCACGCCGCTCGCGGGTCGCTGCGCTCACGGCTCGCGTTGCTCGCCGTTCTCCGTTCCGTGCTCTCCCTTCGGTCGAGCACGTGCTCCCCGCTCGCCGTAACGAGGAGCCTCACTACGTTCGGCTCCTCGCCGGGACTCGCGGGTCACTGCGTTCCCCGCTCGTCCGTTCGGGAACTTCGTTCGAAGTTCCCGGCGACACGCTTTTGCGCTCAACACGGCAACCGTACTCCATGCCCGAACGCGCTTCTCCCGCAGACTGGGACCTCACGCCGGCGGTCGAGTCCGCGGCGGCCCAGGCCGACGACACCGCCGACGTGCCCGAGGACGTCCGCGAGTACGCGCGGTTCTCGAAGATGGACGGCGCGCAGTACGACCGCGTCAACGAGTTCCTCCGGGACCGGACGTACATCACCGCCCGCGAGTGGGCGATAGCCCGGCTGTGCGCGGACTTCCGCACGGAGACGGGCGTCGAGATGACGAAAATCGGGGAGAACCTCCCCGAACTGGTGCCGTTCATGACGGACACGTACAGCCCGCAGGCCGTGAATCAGGCTCGCTCGGCGTTCGAGGATAAGGTCCGGATGGCGGGCGCGACGTTCCTCTACGGAGCGATGTCGGGGTTCTTCACCGCTGACGAACTCGACGACCTGATGTACGAGGTGACGGAGGTAGCGAAGTTCCTGCTCGAAGTGGAGGGCGTCGACCTCGCCGTCGAGGAGGAGTTAGAGGCGGAGGAGCGCATCTCGTCGGTGATGCGGGACGTGCGCTCGGCCAGTGACGAACTGCGCCACGACGGCACGGAGTGCCCGAACTGCGGGCACACCATCGACGCGGACGCCAGCGCCGACGACTAGACGTCCGGTCGCTCCGAGAGGAACGGCGCGACGTTCTCGTGGACGAACTCCACGTAGTCGTCGTTCAGCCGCCGGCAGAACAGCCGTAGCTCGCCGTTCGCGCGAACCGTGTCGAGTTTCTCCGCCGACGATTCGTCGTAGTACGCAGGCACGAACACCGCCGTCTCGCTGTCGGGGTCTTTCTCCACCACGAGCAGGTACGTCGTGGTGCCCTCGGACGCCCGGAACACGTCCACGTCGGTGAACGACGCGTCGTCGGCCAGCGCTTCGA
It encodes:
- a CDS encoding GNAT family N-acetyltransferase, translating into MSDERAYPNDVSGEFPRPPREFEDGEGRPVEVRAWEGEHGPGDDAFEAVVEMYVEFDPADRAQGVPPVGEDRIREWLANLFEQDGYDVLAWHGDEVAGHATLVPDNESTYELAIFVHQDFQGAGIGTKLIEALLGHGQEQGAEYVWLTVERWNRPAVALYEKVGFETAAAESFEMEMAIRLN
- a CDS encoding DUF5806 family protein, which produces MRSTRQPYSMPERASPADWDLTPAVESAAAQADDTADVPEDVREYARFSKMDGAQYDRVNEFLRDRTYITAREWAIARLCADFRTETGVEMTKIGENLPELVPFMTDTYSPQAVNQARSAFEDKVRMAGATFLYGAMSGFFTADELDDLMYEVTEVAKFLLEVEGVDLAVEEELEAEERISSVMRDVRSASDELRHDGTECPNCGHTIDADASADD
- a CDS encoding universal stress protein encodes the protein MKVLLGIGGADDSLDALHETVERAVETGDEVTVAVVENPDSDRSPDDLVDVARETMTDAGLEPDVRQLSGDPGSSIVQLAESEEFDQIVLGGGQRSPMGKIRLGNIAEFVLLNARVSVKLVR
- a CDS encoding universal stress protein; protein product: MTLEVDTVLVPVDGTDASVTAAEYAFAVADRYDADAHALYVLGETVSRGIHAGEIDEPELADETRTFLADVEELAPADVHVDSTIAYGFSTTRKLQHPGSVILDCAADVDADFLTIPREGMRDDTGDVLEKAAEYVLLYASQPVLSV